A genomic region of Caulobacter sp. NIBR2454 contains the following coding sequences:
- a CDS encoding response regulator → MSADLSALRLLLVDDNQHMRSIVRALFKGVGLHDIKEASNGAEALQILRSWTPDFAIVDYQMEPLDGVQFTELVRKSPDSKVPYLPIIMLTAYADKRRVFEARDVGVNEVVVKPVTAGSLFSRMNAVIYKPRPYVRVPGDGYFGPERRRISDPNYEGPKRRAEEQPSLEI, encoded by the coding sequence ATGTCCGCCGACCTTTCGGCGCTTCGCCTTCTCCTGGTTGATGACAACCAGCACATGCGCTCCATCGTTCGGGCGCTGTTCAAGGGCGTGGGCCTGCACGACATCAAGGAAGCGTCGAACGGCGCCGAGGCACTGCAGATTCTGCGCAGCTGGACCCCCGATTTCGCCATCGTCGACTATCAGATGGAGCCCCTTGACGGGGTGCAGTTCACCGAGCTGGTCCGCAAGTCTCCCGACAGCAAGGTCCCCTATCTGCCGATCATCATGCTGACCGCCTATGCCGACAAACGGCGGGTTTTCGAGGCGCGCGACGTCGGGGTGAACGAGGTCGTGGTCAAGCCGGTGACCGCCGGTTCGCTGTTCAGCCGGATGAACGCGGTGATCTACAAGCCCCGCCCCTATGTCCGCGTGCCGGGCGACGGCTATTTCGGCCCGGAGCGGCGTCGGATCAGCGACCCTAACTACGAAGGCCCCAAGCGACGGGCCGAAGAGCAACCGTCTCTCGAAATCTAG
- a CDS encoding M23 family metallopeptidase: MFGQTAPRAVVSLDGVEVTTASRTGWFFIGFDRDAPPITLLTVSRDGETFQHRITVAPGDFDIQRIDGLPADQVSPQDPALLARIGEEAKRKAIGFASLDDSDGFHHGFLPPLDGWRLSGRFGGQRILNGQPNRPHYGADLAAPTGTPVYAPAPGRVSFAETGLHFEGGLILIDHGQGVVSAYLHLSRIDVRTGQSVQPGQTIGAVGQEGRATGPHLCWRLKWRGRNLDPMLMLRNPL; encoded by the coding sequence TTGTTTGGCCAGACCGCGCCTCGCGCCGTCGTCAGTCTGGACGGCGTCGAGGTGACGACGGCCTCCCGCACCGGCTGGTTCTTCATCGGCTTCGACCGCGACGCCCCGCCAATCACCCTGCTGACAGTGTCGCGCGACGGCGAGACCTTCCAGCACCGCATCACCGTCGCCCCCGGCGACTTCGATATCCAGCGCATCGACGGCCTGCCCGCCGACCAGGTGTCGCCGCAGGACCCCGCTCTCCTGGCCCGCATCGGCGAGGAGGCCAAGCGCAAGGCCATCGGCTTCGCCAGTCTCGACGACAGCGACGGTTTCCACCACGGCTTCCTGCCGCCCCTGGACGGCTGGCGGCTGTCAGGCCGCTTCGGCGGCCAACGCATCCTAAACGGCCAGCCCAACCGCCCGCATTATGGCGCTGATCTGGCCGCGCCGACCGGAACGCCCGTGTACGCGCCCGCGCCCGGACGGGTCAGCTTCGCCGAGACGGGGCTGCATTTCGAAGGCGGCCTGATCCTGATCGATCACGGCCAGGGCGTAGTCAGCGCCTATCTCCATCTGTCGCGCATCGACGTGCGGACAGGCCAGTCGGTCCAGCCAGGACAGACCATCGGCGCCGTAGGCCAAGAAGGGCGCGCCACCGGGCCGCACCTGTGCTGGCGCCTGAAGTGGCGAGGCCGCAACCTTGACCCCATGCTGATGCTGCGAAACCCTTTGTAA
- a CDS encoding DUF2093 domain-containing protein, translating into MNAYDRQMGSDAAVLHFGDGEFAIIKPGRYVLCAVSGKKVPLQALRYWSPELQEAYAGPAEALKRWQETRS; encoded by the coding sequence ATGAACGCTTACGACCGCCAGATGGGCTCTGACGCCGCCGTGCTGCACTTCGGCGATGGCGAATTCGCCATCATCAAGCCGGGCCGCTACGTCCTGTGCGCCGTCAGCGGCAAGAAGGTCCCGTTGCAGGCCCTGCGCTACTGGAGCCCTGAGCTGCAGGAAGCCTATGCCGGTCCGGCCGAAGCGCTGAAGCGCTGGCAGGAAACCCGCTCCTGA
- the xseA gene encoding exodeoxyribonuclease VII large subunit, whose protein sequence is MTDTEAATNASAYSVSELAFALKRTLEDSYGFVRLRGELSKVTFHSNGHVYLTIKDDKAAIDGVVWKGSVRNLQVRPEQGLEVIVTGRITTYPAGSRYQIVIEGMEAAGVGALLAQLERLKAKLAGEGLFEASRKSPLPAMPAVVGVITSPTGAVIRDILHRIRDRWPCRVVVWPVVVQGDAAAAQVCAAIRGFNALLPDQDIPRPDVLIVARGGGSVEDLWPFNDETLARTVAESAIPLISAVGHETDTTLIDFVSDRRAPTPTAAAEMATPVLSELRAGVADYERRLARCSGRMLEERRSHLAAAARGLPRPMDLIALGQQRFDNAAGRLGAALHRNADAHERDLVRTASRLKPGLLERPQVLQAQRLTEFAARMKPALDRRLSRMQQDLAGLEKLRRSFDPNRPLTLGFARVHRADGSLARSAQALEAGEGVKLVFGDGERGAVIDGTPAPGVAKPKIKPANPPAGQGDLF, encoded by the coding sequence GTGACCGACACCGAAGCCGCCACCAACGCCTCCGCCTATTCCGTCTCCGAGCTCGCCTTCGCGCTCAAGCGGACGCTGGAGGACTCCTATGGCTTCGTGCGCCTGCGCGGCGAGCTGTCCAAGGTCACCTTCCACTCCAATGGCCATGTCTATCTGACCATCAAGGACGACAAGGCCGCCATCGACGGCGTGGTCTGGAAGGGCAGCGTCCGCAATCTGCAGGTCCGGCCCGAACAGGGTCTGGAGGTGATCGTCACCGGACGGATCACCACCTATCCCGCCGGCTCGCGCTATCAGATCGTCATCGAGGGGATGGAGGCCGCCGGGGTCGGCGCCCTGCTGGCCCAACTGGAGCGGCTGAAGGCCAAGCTCGCGGGCGAGGGCCTGTTCGAAGCGTCGCGCAAAAGCCCCCTGCCCGCCATGCCCGCCGTGGTCGGCGTCATCACCAGCCCGACCGGCGCGGTGATCCGCGACATCCTGCACCGCATCCGCGACCGCTGGCCCTGCCGCGTGGTGGTCTGGCCTGTGGTGGTCCAGGGGGATGCGGCGGCGGCCCAGGTCTGCGCCGCGATCCGGGGCTTCAACGCCCTGCTGCCCGATCAGGACATTCCGCGCCCCGACGTGCTGATCGTCGCGCGCGGCGGCGGCTCGGTCGAGGACCTGTGGCCGTTCAACGACGAGACCCTGGCCCGGACGGTGGCCGAGAGCGCGATCCCGCTGATCTCGGCCGTGGGGCACGAGACCGACACCACTCTCATTGACTTCGTCTCTGACCGCCGCGCGCCCACCCCGACCGCCGCCGCCGAAATGGCCACGCCCGTGCTGTCGGAGCTGCGCGCCGGGGTGGCCGACTATGAACGGCGCCTGGCCCGTTGCAGCGGGCGCATGCTGGAGGAGCGCCGCAGCCACCTGGCCGCCGCCGCCCGCGGCCTGCCGCGGCCGATGGACCTGATCGCCCTGGGCCAGCAGCGGTTCGATAACGCCGCCGGCCGCCTGGGCGCCGCGCTCCACCGAAACGCCGATGCTCACGAGCGCGACCTGGTGCGCACCGCCTCACGCCTCAAGCCGGGCCTTCTGGAGCGGCCACAGGTCCTGCAGGCCCAACGCCTGACCGAATTCGCCGCCCGCATGAAGCCCGCGCTTGATCGCCGCCTGTCGCGGATGCAGCAGGATCTCGCCGGGCTGGAGAAGCTGCGCCGATCCTTCGATCCCAATCGGCCGCTGACCCTGGGCTTCGCCCGCGTGCATCGCGCCGACGGCTCCCTCGCCCGCTCGGCGCAGGCGCTGGAGGCCGGCGAAGGCGTCAAGCTGGTGTTCGGGGATGGAGAGCGCGGCGCGGTCATCGACGGAACGCCCGCTCCGGGGGTGGCTAAGCCCAAGATCAAGCCCGCCAATCCGCCTGCTGGTCAGGGCGATCTCTTCTGA
- the gcrA gene encoding cell cycle sigma 70 cofactor GcrA, which yields MSWTDERVTTLKKLWLDGLSASQIAKQLGGVTRNAVIGKVHRLGLSGRAAPSQPSRPAFKTPRPARPVSAAPSAPRRVAEAVSSSPAPMPQQPVYRVEEPGSATVLTLGAHMCKWPIGDPSTDSFTFCGRRSDEGAPYCLEHARVAYQPQQTKKKAGATELARSLRRYI from the coding sequence ATGAGCTGGACCGACGAACGGGTCACCACGCTGAAGAAACTTTGGCTCGACGGGCTTTCCGCCAGTCAGATCGCCAAGCAATTGGGCGGCGTCACGCGCAACGCCGTGATCGGCAAGGTCCACCGCCTGGGCCTGTCGGGCCGCGCCGCGCCGTCGCAGCCGAGCCGCCCGGCGTTCAAGACCCCGCGCCCCGCGCGTCCGGTCTCGGCCGCGCCGTCGGCTCCGCGTCGGGTGGCGGAGGCTGTCTCCTCCTCGCCCGCGCCCATGCCGCAGCAACCGGTCTATCGGGTTGAAGAGCCGGGCTCGGCCACCGTGCTGACCCTAGGCGCCCATATGTGCAAGTGGCCGATCGGCGATCCGTCGACCGACAGCTTCACCTTCTGCGGTCGTCGCTCGGACGAAGGCGCCCCCTACTGCCTGGAGCACGCCCGGGTCGCCTATCAGCCGCAGCAGACCAAGAAGAAGGCCGGCGCCACCGAACTGGCCCGCTCGCTGCGCCGCTACATCTAG
- a CDS encoding ABC transporter permease has product MNDMADKVIPPQPRDYAGFNWRGFSTLYLKEIRRFWKVGTQTVAAPVVTTLLYMMVFVVAVGASRPAMDGVSFATFVAPGLIMMSVLNNAFANSSSSLLQAKMMGLTSDFLTPPLSSLEQVLAFTLGAATRGVLVGAVTAIAVLPFAQVTLAHPFWALYFCVGAAMILGMVGIITGLWSEKFDHLAAVTNFLIMPMTFLSGTFYVVDRLPEPFRTFSHYNPFFYLIDGFRYGFIGVSDGSIAIGAVMTAVLTVGLFFLCLRLFQRGWRLKT; this is encoded by the coding sequence ATGAACGACATGGCCGATAAGGTGATTCCGCCGCAGCCGCGCGACTACGCGGGCTTCAACTGGCGGGGATTCAGCACCCTGTACCTCAAGGAAATCCGCCGCTTCTGGAAGGTGGGCACCCAGACGGTGGCCGCGCCGGTGGTGACGACCCTGTTGTACATGATGGTGTTCGTGGTGGCGGTGGGCGCCTCGCGGCCCGCCATGGACGGGGTCAGTTTCGCCACTTTCGTCGCGCCCGGCCTGATCATGATGAGCGTGCTCAACAACGCCTTCGCCAATTCGTCGTCCAGCCTGCTGCAGGCCAAGATGATGGGGCTGACTTCCGACTTCCTGACGCCGCCGCTATCTTCGCTTGAGCAGGTGCTGGCCTTCACCCTCGGCGCGGCGACGCGCGGCGTGCTGGTCGGGGCGGTCACCGCCATCGCGGTCCTGCCCTTTGCTCAAGTGACTTTGGCGCACCCGTTCTGGGCGCTCTACTTCTGTGTCGGCGCGGCGATGATCCTGGGCATGGTCGGCATCATCACCGGCCTTTGGTCGGAAAAGTTCGATCACCTGGCGGCGGTGACCAACTTCCTGATCATGCCCATGACCTTCCTGTCGGGGACCTTCTATGTCGTCGATCGGCTGCCTGAGCCGTTCCGCACCTTCAGCCACTACAACCCGTTCTTCTATCTGATCGATGGGTTCCGCTATGGCTTCATCGGGGTCTCCGACGGCTCCATCGCCATCGGGGCGGTGATGACCGCCGTGCTGACCGTGGGCCTATTTTTCCTGTGCCTGCGCCTGTTCCAGCGTGGCTGGCGCCTGAAGACCTGA
- a CDS encoding aspartate aminotransferase family protein, with product MGVYNRAPLAFERGEGARLFSTDGDVYLDCVGGIATTGLGHAHPVLVKALKDQGEKLWHVSNIFRIPEQEALADRLCAATFADAVFFTNSGTEAIECALKAARRYHVVNGQPERVEIIGFDGSFHGRSYAAVNASGNASYLEGFGPRLPGYTQLPFGDFDALKAALGPTTAAVIIEPVQGEGGARALTEAQLDELRALVSEAGALLIYDEVQCGMGRTGKLFAYEWASDAAPDIMCVAKALGGGFPIGACLVSAEAGRGMTVGVHGSTFGGNPLAMAVGVAAFDAINTEELLGNVRDVAGYFVQQLNGLKDRYPDLIVDVRGKGLLIGLKLASNNREFMALARDQKLLVAGGGDNCIRLLPALNLTVEEASEAIAKLEKTLDVVRASQKAA from the coding sequence ATGGGTGTCTACAACCGCGCTCCGCTGGCGTTCGAGCGAGGCGAGGGCGCGCGACTGTTCTCCACCGACGGCGACGTCTATCTCGACTGCGTGGGCGGCATCGCCACCACGGGTCTGGGTCACGCCCACCCTGTCCTGGTGAAGGCGCTGAAGGACCAGGGCGAGAAGCTCTGGCACGTCTCCAACATCTTCCGCATTCCCGAGCAGGAGGCTCTGGCCGACCGGCTGTGCGCGGCGACCTTCGCCGACGCGGTGTTCTTCACCAACTCCGGCACCGAGGCCATCGAGTGCGCCCTGAAGGCGGCCCGCCGCTATCACGTGGTCAACGGCCAGCCGGAGCGGGTCGAGATCATCGGCTTCGACGGCTCGTTCCACGGCCGGTCCTATGCGGCGGTCAACGCCTCGGGCAACGCCAGCTATCTTGAGGGCTTCGGCCCGCGCCTGCCGGGCTACACCCAACTGCCGTTCGGCGACTTCGACGCCCTGAAGGCCGCGCTCGGCCCGACCACCGCCGCGGTAATCATCGAGCCCGTGCAAGGCGAGGGCGGTGCCCGCGCCCTGACCGAGGCCCAGCTCGACGAACTGCGCGCCCTGGTCAGCGAGGCCGGCGCCCTGCTGATCTATGACGAGGTCCAGTGCGGCATGGGCCGGACCGGCAAGCTGTTCGCCTACGAGTGGGCCAGCGACGCCGCGCCGGACATCATGTGCGTGGCCAAGGCCCTGGGCGGCGGCTTCCCGATCGGCGCCTGCCTGGTCTCGGCCGAGGCTGGCCGCGGCATGACCGTGGGCGTCCACGGTTCGACCTTCGGTGGCAACCCGCTGGCCATGGCCGTCGGTGTCGCGGCTTTCGACGCCATCAACACCGAAGAGCTGCTGGGCAATGTCCGCGACGTGGCCGGCTACTTCGTGCAGCAGCTGAACGGCCTGAAGGACCGCTATCCGGACCTGATCGTCGACGTGCGTGGCAAGGGTCTGCTGATCGGTCTGAAACTGGCCTCCAACAACCGCGAGTTCATGGCCCTGGCCCGCGACCAGAAGCTGCTGGTCGCCGGCGGCGGCGACAATTGCATCCGTCTGCTGCCGGCCCTCAACCTGACGGTGGAGGAGGCCAGCGAAGCGATCGCCAAGCTTGAAAAGACCCTGGACGTCGTCCGGGCGTCACAAAAGGCGGCCTAA
- the argF gene encoding ornithine carbamoyltransferase, producing the protein MTTPRHFIDLWKLEASDLRAILEDAKARKAARKGWGQARVDADAPADGLTLAMIFEKNSTRTRFSFDAAIRQLGGAGIISTAADMQLGRGETIEDTARVLSRMVDAVMIRANFHEDVELFAQNSTVPVINGLTDKSHPCQIMADLLTFEEHRGSVEGKTIAWVGDGNNVCASFIHAAPKLGFELKIACPAVYHPDLVDLARAAEQQGRITMTDDPREAVRGADCVVADTWVSMGDVDHDERIAAFEPYQVDEALMDLAHPDGVFLHCLPAHRGEEVTDAVLDGPRSLVWDEAENRIHAQKSVLAWCFGKVG; encoded by the coding sequence ATGACCACGCCCCGCCACTTCATCGACCTGTGGAAGCTCGAGGCTTCCGACCTGCGCGCGATCCTTGAGGACGCCAAGGCCCGCAAGGCCGCGCGAAAAGGCTGGGGCCAGGCCCGCGTGGACGCTGACGCGCCGGCGGACGGCCTCACCTTGGCGATGATCTTCGAGAAGAACTCGACCCGCACGCGGTTCTCTTTCGACGCGGCGATCCGTCAGCTGGGCGGGGCGGGGATCATCTCCACCGCCGCCGACATGCAGCTGGGCCGGGGCGAGACGATCGAGGACACCGCCCGCGTCCTGTCGCGGATGGTCGACGCGGTGATGATCCGCGCCAACTTCCACGAGGATGTGGAGCTGTTCGCCCAGAACAGCACCGTGCCGGTGATCAACGGCCTGACCGACAAGAGCCACCCGTGCCAGATCATGGCCGACCTGCTGACCTTCGAAGAGCATCGCGGCTCGGTCGAGGGCAAGACGATCGCCTGGGTGGGCGACGGCAACAATGTCTGCGCCAGCTTCATCCACGCCGCGCCCAAGCTGGGCTTCGAGCTGAAGATCGCCTGCCCGGCGGTCTATCATCCAGATCTGGTCGATCTGGCCCGCGCCGCCGAGCAGCAGGGCCGCATCACCATGACCGACGATCCGCGTGAAGCGGTGAGGGGCGCCGACTGCGTCGTGGCCGACACCTGGGTGTCCATGGGCGACGTGGACCATGACGAGCGCATCGCCGCCTTCGAACCCTATCAGGTTGACGAGGCGCTGATGGACCTGGCCCATCCGGACGGCGTGTTCCTGCACTGCCTGCCGGCGCACCGCGGCGAGGAAGTGACCGACGCCGTTCTGGACGGTCCGCGCTCGCTGGTCTGGGACGAAGCGGAGAACCGCATCCACGCCCAGAAATCAGTGCTGGCCTGGTGCTTCGGCAAGGTGGGGTGA
- a CDS encoding Hsp33 family molecular chaperone, translating to MTEITDNLVAAFSIEGHPVRGRIVRLGDAVNEVMSHHDYPEPVANLLGEACALAALVGSALKFDGRLIVQAQGDGPVAYVVCDYETDGSLRGYCRFDPERVAEASKGFVRPGAKTLLGHGVFIMTIDQGPDMDRYQGVTPIEGETLALCAEQYFAQSEQTPTRLRLAVGQVDDGSGPTWRAGGLMIQMISGDDARGSTEDSWTHVQALFETTGEDELVDPTIPAELLLYRLFHEDGVRMFEAQPLKAFCRCSPERIETVLQSFSDEERADMVEDDGKIHVTCEYCSRVYDLDPDVKV from the coding sequence ATGACCGAAATCACTGACAACCTCGTCGCCGCCTTTTCGATCGAAGGCCACCCCGTTCGCGGCCGCATCGTCCGTCTTGGCGACGCTGTGAACGAGGTGATGAGCCACCACGACTATCCCGAGCCCGTGGCCAACCTGCTGGGCGAAGCCTGCGCGCTCGCCGCGCTGGTGGGCTCGGCCCTGAAGTTCGACGGTCGCCTGATCGTTCAAGCCCAGGGCGACGGCCCCGTGGCCTATGTGGTCTGCGACTACGAAACCGACGGCAGCCTGCGCGGCTATTGCCGCTTCGACCCCGAGCGCGTGGCCGAGGCGTCCAAGGGCTTCGTCCGCCCGGGAGCCAAGACCCTGCTGGGCCACGGCGTGTTCATCATGACCATCGACCAGGGCCCGGACATGGACCGGTACCAGGGCGTCACTCCGATCGAGGGCGAGACCCTGGCCCTGTGCGCCGAGCAGTACTTCGCCCAATCCGAACAGACGCCGACGCGCCTGCGCCTGGCGGTCGGCCAGGTCGATGACGGTTCGGGTCCCACCTGGCGGGCTGGCGGGTTGATGATCCAGATGATCAGCGGCGACGACGCGCGCGGCTCGACCGAGGACTCCTGGACCCACGTCCAGGCCCTGTTCGAAACCACGGGTGAGGACGAGCTGGTCGATCCGACCATCCCGGCCGAGCTGTTGCTGTACCGCCTGTTCCACGAGGATGGCGTGCGCATGTTCGAGGCCCAGCCGCTGAAGGCCTTCTGCCGCTGCTCGCCCGAGCGGATCGAGACCGTGCTGCAGTCCTTCAGCGACGAAGAGCGCGCCGACATGGTCGAGGACGACGGCAAGATCCACGTCACCTGCGAGTACTGCTCGCGGGTGTACGACCTGGATCCGGACGTGAAGGTCTAG
- a CDS encoding dipeptidase, whose translation MIRKALLLASAFAALSTAVHAAPTAADMAKAKAALAKSPVFDGHNDLPWALLGGFDSDPDKAGIDGDTRGKLHTDMDRLKQGGVGAQFWSVYIPADLKGPAATQAVWRQIDTAQRIIDRRPDRLEFARTADDVVRIEKAGKVASLFGIEGGNAIDGQLSMLREFRRAGVAYMTLTHSKSLPWADSGTDAPISDGLSPFGEAVVKEMNRVGMLVDLSHVSAETMKDALRVSRSPVIFSHSSAFGVTPHARNVPDDVLKLVAVNKGVVMITFVPGFVSETIRQWNGEKSALEARLKSLNPGDPKAVKAGLDAWVAANPEPKASSKEVADHVEHVRKVCGVDCVGIGGDFDGIDSTPTDLTGVESYPVLLAELSSRGWSEADLRKLTGENILRVMRANEAVVKSLAGEKPALLSDVAAK comes from the coding sequence ATGATCCGCAAAGCCTTGCTGCTCGCCAGCGCGTTCGCCGCGCTTTCCACCGCCGTCCACGCCGCGCCGACCGCGGCCGACATGGCCAAGGCCAAGGCCGCCCTGGCCAAGAGCCCGGTGTTCGACGGGCACAACGACCTGCCGTGGGCTCTGCTGGGCGGCTTCGACAGCGATCCGGACAAGGCGGGCATCGACGGCGACACCCGCGGCAAGCTGCACACCGACATGGATCGCCTGAAACAGGGCGGCGTCGGCGCGCAGTTCTGGTCGGTCTATATCCCCGCCGACCTGAAGGGCCCCGCCGCGACCCAGGCCGTCTGGCGCCAGATCGACACCGCCCAGCGCATCATCGACCGACGCCCCGACCGGCTGGAGTTCGCCCGCACCGCCGACGACGTGGTCCGCATCGAAAAGGCGGGCAAGGTCGCCTCCTTGTTCGGGATCGAGGGCGGCAACGCCATCGACGGCCAGCTTTCGATGTTGCGGGAATTTCGCCGCGCGGGCGTCGCCTACATGACCCTGACCCACTCCAAGTCCCTGCCCTGGGCCGATAGCGGCACCGACGCCCCGATCAGCGACGGCCTGTCGCCCTTCGGCGAGGCGGTGGTCAAGGAGATGAACCGCGTCGGCATGCTGGTGGACCTGTCCCACGTCTCGGCCGAGACCATGAAGGACGCACTGCGCGTCAGCCGCTCGCCGGTGATCTTCAGCCACTCTTCGGCCTTCGGCGTCACGCCGCACGCCCGCAACGTGCCGGACGATGTGCTTAAACTGGTGGCGGTCAACAAGGGCGTGGTGATGATCACCTTCGTCCCGGGCTTCGTCTCCGAGACGATCCGTCAGTGGAATGGCGAGAAGTCCGCTCTGGAAGCCAGGCTCAAGTCCCTGAACCCCGGCGATCCCAAGGCCGTGAAGGCCGGCCTCGACGCCTGGGTCGCGGCGAATCCCGAGCCCAAGGCCAGCTCCAAGGAAGTCGCCGACCACGTGGAGCATGTCCGCAAGGTCTGCGGCGTCGACTGCGTCGGCATCGGCGGCGACTTCGACGGCATCGACAGCACGCCCACCGACCTGACGGGCGTGGAGTCCTACCCCGTGCTGCTGGCGGAGCTGTCCTCGCGTGGCTGGAGCGAGGCGGACCTGCGCAAGCTCACCGGCGAGAATATCCTGCGGGTGATGCGAGCCAACGAGGCGGTGGTGAAATCCCTGGCGGGCGAGAAGCCCGCACTACTGAGTGACGTGGCGGCCAAGTAA
- the apaG gene encoding Co2+/Mg2+ efflux protein ApaG, whose translation MRRIRRKRTGDAPVYETKTRDILVRVAADYMPAHSDPEENRFFWGYMIEIENHGEETVQLVSRHWVITDAMNRVEEVRGIGVIGEQPELKPREAFRYNSGCPLQTSSGTMRGAYQMITEGGEVFEALIPEFSLHMPDARKRMN comes from the coding sequence ATGAGACGTATCCGCCGCAAGCGTACGGGAGACGCCCCGGTCTACGAGACCAAGACTCGCGACATCCTCGTGCGCGTGGCGGCCGACTACATGCCTGCCCATTCGGACCCGGAAGAGAACCGGTTCTTCTGGGGCTACATGATCGAGATCGAGAACCATGGCGAGGAGACGGTCCAGCTTGTCTCGCGCCACTGGGTGATCACCGACGCCATGAACCGGGTCGAGGAAGTGCGCGGCATCGGGGTGATCGGCGAACAGCCGGAGCTGAAGCCCCGCGAGGCGTTCCGCTACAACTCCGGCTGCCCGCTGCAGACCTCGTCCGGGACCATGCGCGGCGCCTATCAGATGATCACCGAGGGCGGCGAAGTGTTCGAGGCGCTGATCCCCGAGTTCTCCCTGCACATGCCCGACGCCCGCAAGCGGATGAACTAG